The Lacrimispora xylanolytica genome has a segment encoding these proteins:
- a CDS encoding ATP-binding protein: MNAVDLMNTPRPYTALAEWMACFLYVLMLRKKFKGIQLAAFMTGMLGVFLVFHHIAGMLPLFLWFPGMMTAILMIYLTIYLSCQVSSYDALFLCIRAFVLAEFSASLQWQLYVWWAIMFQRESKTISLGVMTVTYLFIYTGYYFLEREHIPKEEGMDVERKELLGTASMGLGAFLISNISFVMPNTPFSSAASSLLYVRTLVDFGGVIMLYAQQNRRKELQVRSENHAMNVVLQRQYDQYRMALDNMELLRREFHDLKHYMIAIRAESDPLKKEQYLKEMEQAILTQESLLNTGNQVLNVVLTTKSTYCSQNNISFTCMADGKPVSFLHVKDICSIFGNALDNAIECVSQYDDPEKRVITLTVGKKNGFLLIQCENYSDGPLIMADRGLPSTTKNNSKFHGYGLKSIQAAANKYGGSMTVASRDQWFVLKILIPIPEEVT; this comes from the coding sequence ATGAACGCTGTTGATCTGATGAACACTCCCCGCCCCTATACTGCCCTTGCAGAATGGATGGCATGCTTTCTCTATGTTCTCATGCTGAGGAAGAAATTTAAGGGGATTCAACTGGCTGCTTTTATGACTGGCATGCTGGGTGTATTCCTGGTATTTCACCACATTGCCGGTATGCTTCCCTTATTTTTGTGGTTTCCGGGAATGATGACTGCTATCCTGATGATTTATCTTACCATCTATTTATCCTGTCAGGTATCTTCTTATGATGCCTTGTTTCTGTGCATCCGGGCCTTTGTTCTGGCTGAGTTCTCAGCTTCCCTGCAGTGGCAGTTATATGTGTGGTGGGCCATTATGTTCCAAAGGGAAAGTAAGACCATTTCCCTCGGCGTCATGACGGTCACTTACCTTTTTATTTATACGGGATATTACTTTCTGGAACGGGAGCACATTCCAAAAGAGGAAGGTATGGATGTGGAGAGAAAGGAACTTCTTGGCACTGCCTCCATGGGACTTGGCGCTTTTTTAATAAGCAACATCAGCTTTGTCATGCCAAATACTCCATTTTCCAGTGCTGCCAGTTCTCTGCTCTATGTCCGGACCCTGGTGGACTTTGGAGGCGTGATTATGCTCTATGCCCAGCAAAACAGGAGAAAAGAGCTTCAGGTCCGAAGTGAAAATCATGCCATGAACGTAGTACTTCAAAGGCAGTATGATCAGTACCGTATGGCTCTTGATAATATGGAGCTGCTTCGAAGAGAATTTCACGACTTAAAGCATTACATGATTGCCATTCGGGCAGAGTCTGACCCCTTAAAAAAGGAGCAGTATCTAAAGGAGATGGAACAGGCCATTCTCACGCAGGAGTCTCTGTTAAACACCGGAAATCAGGTACTTAATGTAGTTCTCACCACAAAAAGCACATATTGCAGCCAGAATAACATTTCCTTTACCTGTATGGCAGACGGAAAGCCGGTTTCCTTTCTCCATGTAAAGGATATTTGCTCTATTTTCGGAAATGCTCTTGATAATGCCATTGAATGCGTTTCCCAATACGATGACCCGGAAAAGCGTGTGATTACACTTACGGTTGGTAAGAAAAATGGATTTTTACTCATTCAGTGCGAGAATTATTCCGATGGTCCTCTCATTATGGCTGACCGTGGTCTGCCTTCTACCACAAAGAATAACAGTAAATTTCATGGCTATGGGCTAAAAAGCATACAGGCCGCCGCGAATAAATACGGCGGGTCCATGACGGTCGCCTCTAGGGATCAGTGGTTTGTTTTAAAGATACTCATACCCATTCCCGAAGAGGTAACATAA
- a CDS encoding LytR/AlgR family response regulator transcription factor has protein sequence MIKLAIVEDEARYAETLKSYLKRYETENGEHFQIQVFSDGLDIITDYTASYDIILLDIQMKHLNGMKTAQKIREFDEDVIFIFITSSTQFALEGYLVDALGYVLKPVPYLSFSKLLKKAVERTKKKKEAHYINVVVDGGTMRISLDSVSYMESQLHQLLIHTDKGNYLVPGPMKRMEETLMPYGFSKCHHAYLVNLSHVTGILNNHVQLSSDQQVPLSRTRKKQFMDCLTEYLGG, from the coding sequence ATGATAAAACTTGCAATTGTCGAAGACGAAGCCCGGTACGCAGAAACACTGAAAAGCTATCTTAAACGCTACGAAACAGAGAATGGGGAGCATTTTCAGATTCAGGTATTTTCCGATGGTCTGGATATTATAACGGATTATACGGCAAGCTATGATATCATTTTACTTGATATTCAGATGAAACACTTAAATGGTATGAAAACAGCCCAGAAGATACGGGAATTTGATGAGGATGTGATTTTTATCTTTATCACTTCTTCCACTCAGTTCGCTCTGGAAGGTTATCTTGTGGATGCCCTTGGATATGTGTTAAAGCCGGTTCCTTATCTTTCCTTTTCAAAGCTTCTAAAAAAGGCCGTGGAACGAACAAAAAAGAAAAAGGAAGCTCATTACATCAATGTGGTGGTGGACGGCGGCACCATGCGAATCAGCCTGGATTCGGTTTCTTATATGGAAAGCCAGCTCCATCAGCTTCTGATTCATACGGATAAAGGGAATTACTTGGTTCCTGGTCCCATGAAGCGGATGGAAGAGACATTAATGCCCTATGGATTTTCCAAATGCCACCATGCTTATCTTGTGAACTTAAGCCATGTGACAGGGATACTTAACAATCATGTCCAGCTATCCTCTGACCAGCAGGTGCCTTTAAGCCGTACCAGGAAAAAGCAGTTTATGGATTGCCTGACGGAATATCTGGGAGGTTAA
- the rbr gene encoding rubrerythrin has translation MSKYAGTKTEQNLKDAFAGESMARNKYTFFASAAKKAGYEQMAALYLETADQEKEHAKMWFKELHGIGTMEENLAAAAEGENYEWTDMYKRMAQEAREEGFEELAFKFEFVGKVEAAHEKRYLKLLDSLKNDKTFKGDAPLGWKCRNCGYIHEGPDAPEICPTCAHPKAYFERKVENY, from the coding sequence ATGTCAAAATATGCGGGTACTAAAACAGAACAGAATTTAAAAGATGCATTTGCCGGGGAATCCATGGCAAGAAACAAGTACACCTTTTTCGCTTCCGCAGCAAAAAAAGCCGGCTATGAGCAAATGGCTGCCTTATATCTGGAAACTGCTGACCAGGAAAAGGAACATGCTAAGATGTGGTTTAAGGAACTTCACGGAATCGGCACCATGGAAGAGAACCTTGCGGCAGCTGCCGAAGGGGAAAACTACGAGTGGACCGATATGTATAAGCGTATGGCACAGGAAGCCAGAGAGGAAGGATTTGAAGAGCTGGCATTCAAATTCGAATTCGTGGGAAAAGTGGAAGCTGCCCATGAAAAACGCTACTTAAAGCTTCTTGACAGCTTAAAGAATGACAAGACCTTTAAGGGAGATGCACCTCTTGGCTGGAAGTGCCGCAACTGCGGTTATATCCACGAAGGACCTGATGCCCCGGAAATTTGTCCGACCTGTGCACACCCGAAAGCTTATTTCGAACGAAAAGTGGAAAATTATTAA
- a CDS encoding NADH peroxidase: protein MKKWVCTVCGYVHEGEAAPEFCPICKAGSEKFKLQDADMSWACEHEIGVAQGSPEDIMKDLRANFEGECSEVGMYLAMSRAAHREGYPEIGLYYEKAAFEEAEHASKFAELLGEVVTSSTKKNLELRVAAENGATAGKFDLAKRAKELNLDAIHDTVHEMAKDEARHGKAFKGLLERYFG from the coding sequence ATGAAAAAATGGGTTTGTACTGTATGCGGTTATGTTCACGAAGGAGAGGCAGCTCCAGAGTTCTGTCCAATCTGTAAGGCTGGTTCTGAGAAGTTCAAATTACAGGATGCTGATATGTCCTGGGCTTGCGAGCATGAAATCGGTGTTGCTCAGGGTTCTCCAGAAGATATCATGAAAGATTTAAGAGCTAACTTTGAGGGCGAATGCTCTGAGGTTGGTATGTATCTTGCTATGTCAAGAGCCGCTCACAGAGAGGGATATCCAGAAATCGGCTTATACTATGAGAAGGCAGCTTTTGAAGAGGCTGAGCATGCTTCTAAATTCGCAGAGTTACTGGGTGAGGTCGTTACCTCCAGTACAAAGAAGAACCTTGAATTAAGAGTTGCTGCTGAGAACGGTGCAACTGCTGGTAAGTTCGATCTTGCAAAACGTGCGAAAGAACTTAATCTTGATGCAATCCATGATACTGTTCATGAGATGGCTAAGGACGAGGCTCGTCACGGTAAGGCATTCAAGGGCTTATTAGAGAGATACTTCGGTTAA
- a CDS encoding Fur family transcriptional regulator — MKTLKYSRQRESIKACLMARHDHPTADALYTAIREEYPNISLGTVYRNLNLLVELGEIQKLTCGDGADHFDADTSPHYHFVCRTCGQVKDLRLDSMEEINHLAQEHADGQIESHTIYFYGTCNHCLKN; from the coding sequence ATGAAAACATTAAAGTATAGCCGTCAACGGGAATCCATTAAAGCTTGTCTGATGGCAAGGCATGACCACCCCACTGCCGACGCTCTATACACCGCCATCCGAGAGGAATATCCAAACATCAGCTTAGGTACGGTTTATCGTAACTTAAATCTCCTTGTTGAGCTTGGAGAGATACAGAAGCTGACTTGCGGAGACGGGGCAGACCATTTTGATGCTGACACATCACCCCACTATCATTTTGTTTGCAGAACATGCGGGCAGGTCAAGGATCTGCGTTTAGATTCCATGGAAGAAATCAATCATCTTGCTCAGGAACATGCGGATGGGCAGATTGAGAGCCATACCATTTACTTTTATGGAACCTGCAATCATTGTTTGAAGAATTGA